A window of Sphingomonas adhaesiva contains these coding sequences:
- a CDS encoding GtrA family protein, which yields MAALRFPSFVSPARRETFWQLVRFGVTGGAMTAFYAAIYWPLATYVMNPNLAVVIAFLAATTLGRFAHGAVSFRGYGTRNAATARRFFLVQLFGFVLQQGFTWVLVTGPFFHGPTWWPLVPAVSVVPLLTFWLQRNWVFR from the coding sequence TCCGGCGCGCCGCGAGACGTTCTGGCAGCTGGTCCGCTTCGGCGTGACCGGGGGGGCGATGACCGCTTTCTACGCCGCGATCTACTGGCCGCTCGCCACCTATGTCATGAACCCCAATCTGGCGGTGGTCATCGCCTTCCTGGCGGCGACGACGCTGGGGCGGTTCGCGCACGGCGCGGTCAGCTTCCGCGGCTATGGCACGCGCAATGCCGCGACGGCGCGTCGATTCTTCCTTGTCCAGCTGTTCGGGTTCGTGCTTCAGCAGGGCTTCACCTGGGTGCTGGTCACCGGCCCCTTCTTCCACGGCCCGACGTGGTGGCCGCTGGTTCCCGCCGTCTCGGTGGTGCCGCTGCTCACCTTCTGGCTGCAACGCAACTGGGTTTTTCGATAG
- a CDS encoding secondary thiamine-phosphate synthase enzyme YjbQ, which translates to MRQAQSVLTIATRGQGLVEITAEVARWVAAQGMETGLLTVFCRHTSASLLINENAAPAVRRDLERYFAKLAPESREYEHDDEGPDDMPAHLKTALTDVSLSIPVANGRMTLGTWQGLYLFEHRTAPHRRQVVLHMMGE; encoded by the coding sequence ATGCGGCAGGCGCAGTCCGTGCTGACGATCGCGACGCGCGGTCAGGGACTGGTCGAGATCACCGCCGAGGTCGCGCGCTGGGTCGCCGCGCAGGGGATGGAAACGGGGCTGTTGACGGTCTTCTGCCGCCACACCTCCGCCTCGCTGCTCATCAACGAGAATGCGGCGCCTGCGGTACGCCGCGACCTGGAGCGCTATTTCGCGAAGCTGGCACCCGAGTCGCGCGAATACGAACACGACGACGAGGGGCCCGACGACATGCCCGCCCATCTGAAGACCGCGCTGACCGACGTATCGCTATCGATCCCGGTCGCGAACGGGCGGATGACGCTCGGCACGTGGCAGGGCCTGTACCTCTTCGAACACCGCACCGCCCCGCACCGGCGGCAGGTGGTGTTGCATATGATGGGGGAGTGA
- a CDS encoding class I SAM-dependent methyltransferase, whose translation MDRRVYDRMAEHDSTHWWYRARRDILSDYLTRYAALPRDASILEIGCGTGHNLAMLAQFGTVDAIEIDPAARAVASQRLGRPVGEAPLPELPGVPRGSYDLIAVLDVVEHIADDVAALAAMRDCLAPGGKVLIAVPAHQWMWSAHDVVNHHHRRYSKDTLVKAIRAAGLKERGLTYFNSLLFPLAAAARVAGRVTGRDDSDDSPPAAPLNALFERIFRAERFLVGRVPMPIGVSILTLAERG comes from the coding sequence ATGGACCGCCGCGTCTACGACCGCATGGCCGAGCATGATTCCACCCATTGGTGGTACCGCGCGCGGCGCGACATCCTGTCCGACTATCTGACGCGGTACGCCGCGCTGCCCCGGGACGCGTCGATCCTGGAGATCGGGTGCGGCACCGGGCACAACCTGGCGATGCTGGCGCAGTTCGGCACCGTCGACGCGATCGAGATCGATCCCGCCGCGCGCGCGGTCGCCAGCCAGCGGCTGGGCCGCCCGGTGGGCGAGGCGCCGCTGCCCGAGCTGCCGGGCGTGCCGCGCGGCAGCTACGACCTGATCGCGGTGCTGGACGTGGTCGAGCATATCGCGGACGATGTCGCCGCGCTGGCCGCGATGCGCGACTGCCTGGCGCCCGGCGGCAAGGTGCTGATCGCGGTGCCGGCGCACCAGTGGATGTGGAGCGCGCACGACGTCGTGAACCACCACCACCGCCGCTATTCGAAGGACACGCTGGTCAAGGCGATCCGGGCGGCGGGGCTGAAGGAGCGCGGGCTGACCTATTTCAACTCGCTGCTGTTCCCGCTGGCGGCGGCGGCGCGCGTCGCGGGGCGGGTCACGGGGCGCGACGACAGCGACGATTCGCCCCCGGCCGCGCCGCTCAACGCGCTGTTCGAGCGGATTTTCCGCGCCGAACGGTTTCTGGTCGGGCGGGTGCCGATGCCGATCGGGGTGTCGATCCTGACGCTGGCGGAGCGGGGGTGA